The proteins below are encoded in one region of Sphingobium yanoikuyae:
- the styA gene encoding styrene monooxygenase subunit StyA, whose protein sequence is MSKKIGIIGAGTAGLKLGLHLLKNGVEVKLFTDRRPEEYAGMRLLNTVAHHHVTVEREDKLGVNHWPDVGYKGHYYYIGTPEPLQFYGDLVAPSRAVDYRIYQPQLMQDFVDRGGDIEYGQIAHEDLDAIADEFDLLVVCTGKGPFGQMFTHEPAYSPFDRPQRALCVGLFKGIREPETRAVTMYFSPGHGEMIEIPTLSFNGMVNALVIENHIGGDLEILAKTKYDDDPKAFIALLLEKLQKHYPTCYERIDLEEFDLANGPLDILQGGVTPTVRNSYAKLPNGKIAVALGDVQAVVDPVLGQGANMASYAAIILGEEIVANDVLDERFMEKVDARRRDRVLSATRWTNYMLSSLATLDPNLLQFIGAVSQNPKLADEFTENFNFPEKQWDCFSSPERVQAWIQARLGTPANDAEELVAAE, encoded by the coding sequence ATGAGCAAAAAGATCGGAATTATCGGCGCGGGCACCGCGGGGCTCAAACTGGGCCTGCACCTTCTCAAGAACGGTGTCGAGGTTAAACTGTTCACCGATCGTCGCCCGGAAGAATATGCCGGCATGCGATTGCTCAACACGGTGGCGCACCATCATGTGACCGTAGAGCGAGAAGACAAGCTGGGCGTGAACCACTGGCCGGATGTCGGCTACAAGGGGCATTATTATTACATCGGCACCCCCGAGCCGCTTCAGTTCTATGGCGACCTCGTCGCGCCGAGTCGTGCGGTCGATTACCGCATCTATCAACCCCAGCTCATGCAGGACTTCGTCGATCGTGGCGGCGACATCGAATATGGGCAGATCGCACACGAAGACCTGGATGCGATTGCCGACGAATTCGATCTCCTCGTGGTTTGCACCGGCAAGGGTCCGTTTGGGCAAATGTTCACCCACGAGCCGGCCTACTCGCCGTTCGATCGGCCCCAGCGCGCGCTCTGCGTCGGCCTGTTCAAAGGCATCCGCGAGCCCGAAACCCGTGCGGTGACAATGTATTTTTCGCCCGGCCACGGCGAGATGATCGAGATCCCGACACTCTCCTTTAACGGCATGGTCAACGCGCTCGTGATCGAGAACCATATCGGTGGTGATCTCGAAATTCTCGCCAAGACCAAATATGATGACGACCCCAAGGCCTTCATCGCGCTTCTCCTCGAGAAGCTACAGAAGCACTATCCAACCTGCTACGAGCGCATTGACCTCGAGGAGTTCGATCTGGCCAATGGCCCGCTCGACATTCTGCAGGGTGGCGTCACGCCGACTGTGCGCAACAGCTATGCCAAGCTGCCGAACGGCAAGATCGCCGTGGCGCTGGGCGATGTGCAGGCCGTCGTCGACCCGGTCCTGGGGCAGGGGGCAAACATGGCCTCTTACGCGGCGATCATCCTGGGCGAAGAGATTGTCGCCAATGACGTGCTCGACGAGCGCTTCATGGAAAAGGTCGACGCCCGCCGTCGCGACCGCGTGCTGAGCGCCACGCGCTGGACCAACTACATGCTTTCGTCGCTCGCGACCCTCGATCCCAATCTTCTCCAGTTCATTGGGGCTGTCAGTCAGAATCCGAAACTGGCCGACGAGTTCACGGAGAACTTCAATTTCCCGGAGAAGCAGTGGGACTGTTTTTCGAGCCCGGAGCGCGTGCAGGCGTGGATCCAGGCCCGGCTCGGCACGCCCGCCAACGATGCCGAGGAACTTGTCGCCGCAGAATAA
- a CDS encoding coniferyl aldehyde dehydrogenase: MPNLRLPDDPSADQIREQLDRMKQAQFEAGPPSSALRKDRISRAIDLLRTHQEAIIDVVSSDFGTRSRQETLLADILASVEGLRYNLNHIDEWMRPQPQLEPFPGTRAWVEYQPLGVTGIISPWNFPVVLAFGPLANCFAAGNRAMLKPSELTPATSQLLADLIDEYFEQDELTTVLGGPATGSAFSAQPFDHLIFTGSTQVAHHVMRSASENLVPVTLELGGKSPVLVCADADLRQMAERILTVKTFNAGQICLSPDYILIQADRVEAFVEEAKAAVAAMYPSLRDNDDYTSMLNAGGFARQQALIEDARIKGATLVSLNPANEDLSDLGNRKVAPTLVLGATDEMRVAQEEIFGPLLPVVTYETFDDAITYINARPRPLALYLFSSNADDQSQVAARTTSGALIVNDAMTHVFLDTLPFGGVGASGMGHYHGEYGFRALSHTKPVFVQSEGGESNLLMRAPYSEGAEQVIAGLITA, translated from the coding sequence ATGCCCAATTTGCGACTTCCCGACGATCCCTCGGCAGACCAAATCCGTGAGCAGCTCGATCGAATGAAACAGGCTCAGTTCGAAGCAGGGCCGCCCTCATCTGCCTTGCGCAAGGACCGCATCAGCAGGGCAATCGATCTGTTGCGGACGCATCAGGAGGCGATTATCGATGTCGTCTCGTCCGACTTCGGAACGCGAAGCCGACAGGAAACCTTGCTCGCCGACATCCTCGCATCCGTGGAAGGGCTGCGTTACAATCTCAACCATATCGACGAATGGATGCGACCCCAGCCGCAACTGGAACCATTCCCAGGCACCCGAGCCTGGGTCGAGTATCAGCCGCTGGGCGTGACCGGTATTATCAGCCCCTGGAATTTTCCTGTTGTGCTGGCCTTTGGCCCGCTGGCAAACTGCTTCGCGGCAGGCAATCGTGCTATGCTGAAGCCATCGGAACTGACGCCGGCGACGTCCCAGCTGCTGGCGGACCTGATCGACGAATATTTCGAGCAGGATGAACTGACCACGGTGCTCGGAGGCCCCGCCACGGGATCGGCTTTCTCTGCGCAGCCGTTCGACCATCTGATCTTCACCGGCAGTACACAGGTTGCGCATCATGTAATGCGATCCGCGTCCGAAAATCTGGTTCCCGTAACCCTTGAACTGGGCGGCAAATCGCCCGTACTCGTCTGTGCCGACGCCGACTTGCGGCAAATGGCCGAGCGGATTCTTACGGTAAAGACCTTCAATGCCGGGCAGATTTGCCTGTCTCCCGACTATATCCTGATCCAGGCCGATCGCGTGGAGGCTTTTGTCGAGGAGGCCAAAGCGGCGGTGGCCGCAATGTACCCCAGCCTGCGCGATAATGATGACTATACCTCCATGCTCAATGCGGGTGGATTCGCGCGGCAGCAGGCCCTTATCGAAGATGCCAGGATCAAGGGTGCGACCCTGGTCTCTCTCAACCCGGCAAACGAAGATTTGTCCGACCTTGGCAATCGCAAGGTTGCGCCGACATTAGTGTTGGGTGCGACCGACGAGATGCGCGTTGCGCAGGAGGAGATTTTTGGGCCGCTGCTGCCCGTCGTCACCTACGAGACGTTTGATGATGCGATCACTTACATCAATGCCCGTCCTCGTCCATTGGCGCTCTATTTGTTCAGCAGCAATGCGGACGACCAATCTCAGGTTGCTGCGCGGACCACATCGGGCGCGTTGATCGTGAACGATGCAATGACCCATGTATTTCTCGATACGCTCCCATTTGGCGGCGTCGGGGCATCGGGCATGGGCCACTATCATGGCGAATATGGCTTCCGCGCGCTGAGCCATACGAAGCCTGTATTCGTGCAGAGCGAAGGCGGCGAGTCGAACCTCCTGATGCGCGCGCCCTATAGCGAAGGCGCCGAACAGGTAATTGCCGGCTTGATCACGGCGTGA
- a CDS encoding 3-hydroxyacyl-CoA dehydrogenase NAD-binding domain-containing protein, producing MNIPQKIGIVGCGVIGASWAAYYLARGFDVGATDPAPGAEQKLRELVAQYWPALIKIGLAPGASMNRLTFDPDPAKALSGAGFVQENGPERVDIKRILLAEISAAVADDVIIATSSSGILISEIQGGASHPERVVLGHPFNPPHLIPLVEVVGGNDTTPEVIERTLAFYRDIGKKPIHIRREVKGHVANRLQAALWREAFYLVDQGIASVSDVDTAIAHGPGLRWALLGPFLNLHLSGGSGGIGHVIDHLGPPIQTWWHDLGDLSFTPQVRAQAVAGVEEELSGHTLSALQDERDEVLIRLLSLKAQAPELP from the coding sequence GTGAACATACCTCAGAAAATCGGCATTGTTGGATGCGGAGTCATAGGCGCCAGCTGGGCAGCGTATTATCTTGCACGCGGCTTCGATGTGGGCGCTACCGATCCTGCTCCTGGCGCCGAACAAAAGTTGCGGGAACTTGTCGCCCAGTACTGGCCCGCCCTGATCAAAATTGGCTTGGCGCCAGGCGCCTCCATGAATCGTCTGACGTTTGATCCCGATCCTGCCAAAGCGCTTTCGGGCGCCGGTTTCGTACAGGAAAATGGCCCCGAGCGGGTCGATATCAAAAGGATCCTCCTTGCCGAGATTTCGGCCGCCGTGGCGGATGATGTGATCATCGCCACCTCATCATCAGGCATCCTGATCTCGGAAATCCAGGGAGGCGCAAGCCATCCCGAACGCGTGGTGCTTGGCCACCCGTTCAATCCGCCGCATCTCATCCCGCTGGTCGAAGTTGTCGGCGGCAATGACACCACGCCCGAAGTTATCGAGCGCACGCTCGCCTTCTACAGGGACATCGGCAAGAAGCCCATCCACATTCGCCGCGAAGTGAAGGGCCATGTGGCCAATCGCCTTCAGGCGGCCCTCTGGCGAGAAGCCTTCTATCTTGTGGATCAGGGCATTGCTTCGGTTTCCGACGTCGATACGGCGATCGCCCATGGACCGGGCCTGCGCTGGGCACTGCTGGGGCCGTTCCTCAATCTCCACCTCTCTGGTGGCAGCGGCGGCATCGGACATGTCATCGATCATCTCGGCCCCCCGATTCAAACCTGGTGGCACGATCTGGGCGATCTTTCCTTCACTCCGCAAGTAAGGGCGCAGGCCGTTGCAGGCGTGGAAGAGGAATTGAGCGGCCACACGCTGTCAGCCCTGCAGGATGAGCGCGACGAGGTACTTATCCGCCTGCTGTCGCTTAAGGCTCAAGCCCCCGAGCTGCCCTGA
- a CDS encoding alcohol dehydrogenase, protein MENQTVKAQTVVAFGEPLEERISELHRPTGKQVLVRVHSCGLCHSDLHFHEGHLNLGGGNSLPLAALGVNLPFVLGHEPFGVIVDFGPEAGLVEADRGRPVIVYPWIGCGDCEYCNRGLDHQCGSPQVIGMQQPGGQADHLLVREPKFLIEARGVDPLLAGPYACSGLTSFSALKKLDGRQDQWIAIIGAGGVGMMALAIAKGSGFQKVAVVDVNDERLKVAADQYGADLTINSSTPDAANRLREATGGLAGVVDFVGAPATAEFALDQLKTSGKLVIVGLFGGEAHVSLPLLAIRQVSIAGSFVGSLDEMVELMTYVRAGAIKPIPVQEVPIGEVNEAIQLLRAGKVNGRLVLTHD, encoded by the coding sequence TTGGAAAATCAAACCGTAAAAGCGCAGACGGTGGTCGCATTTGGCGAACCGCTGGAGGAACGTATTTCCGAACTGCACAGGCCGACCGGAAAGCAAGTGCTGGTTCGAGTGCATTCCTGTGGTCTTTGTCATTCCGATCTGCATTTTCACGAGGGCCATCTCAATCTAGGTGGCGGCAATAGCTTGCCATTGGCGGCACTCGGCGTGAACCTGCCTTTCGTTCTCGGGCACGAGCCCTTCGGGGTCATTGTCGATTTCGGCCCCGAAGCGGGATTGGTCGAAGCTGACCGAGGCCGTCCGGTCATCGTCTATCCGTGGATCGGCTGCGGTGACTGCGAATATTGCAACCGAGGACTGGATCACCAGTGCGGCAGTCCGCAGGTTATCGGAATGCAGCAGCCGGGCGGACAGGCAGACCATCTCCTGGTACGCGAGCCCAAATTCCTGATCGAAGCGAGGGGCGTCGATCCTCTACTGGCAGGTCCCTATGCATGCTCCGGGCTCACCTCCTTTTCGGCCCTGAAAAAACTCGACGGACGACAGGATCAGTGGATCGCGATCATTGGTGCCGGCGGGGTCGGCATGATGGCGCTCGCCATCGCCAAGGGCTCGGGATTTCAGAAGGTCGCCGTGGTCGATGTCAATGACGAGAGATTGAAGGTGGCCGCCGACCAGTATGGCGCCGACCTCACGATCAACAGTTCAACGCCTGATGCCGCAAACCGACTGCGTGAAGCCACCGGCGGGCTGGCTGGTGTCGTGGATTTTGTAGGGGCGCCCGCCACCGCGGAATTCGCACTGGATCAACTCAAGACAAGCGGCAAACTCGTGATTGTCGGATTGTTCGGCGGCGAGGCCCATGTGTCACTTCCGCTGCTTGCAATTCGTCAGGTCAGCATTGCCGGTTCGTTCGTCGGCAGCCTCGATGAGATGGTCGAATTGATGACCTATGTCCGCGCCGGCGCCATCAAGCCTATTCCCGTGCAGGAAGTTCCAATCGGTGAGGTCAACGAAGCGATCCAGCTGCTTCGCGCCGGAAAGGTCAATGGTCGTCTCGTTCTCACGCACGATTGA
- a CDS encoding lipocalin-like domain-containing protein, protein MSKSLRESLIGAWTLVSYVEKPVDGSPTVHPLGEDATGIIMYTPDGFMSAQLMKSGRPEFASGDWFGGSDDEYRQAGNYIAYSGPFHVNEEDQTLTHSMFVSYFPNWLGQTQPRVVRQEGDLLHLSTASPIQSGGKTVMSYLTWTRAGN, encoded by the coding sequence ATGAGCAAGAGCTTGCGTGAAAGTCTTATCGGCGCCTGGACACTGGTCTCCTATGTCGAGAAGCCAGTCGACGGATCGCCAACTGTTCATCCTTTGGGAGAAGATGCGACTGGTATCATCATGTATACGCCGGACGGTTTCATGTCCGCCCAGTTGATGAAATCTGGCCGTCCGGAATTCGCGTCAGGAGACTGGTTCGGCGGTTCGGATGACGAGTATCGCCAGGCGGGGAACTACATAGCCTATTCCGGTCCCTTCCATGTGAATGAAGAGGATCAGACGCTGACGCACAGCATGTTCGTTTCGTACTTTCCCAACTGGCTCGGCCAGACCCAGCCTCGCGTCGTCAGGCAGGAAGGCGACCTGCTCCACCTCAGCACAGCGTCGCCAATCCAGTCTGGAGGGAAGACCGTCATGTCGTATCTGACATGGACGCGCGCCGGTAACTGA
- a CDS encoding OmpW/AlkL family protein, with amino-acid sequence MKKQLTIFGVVAASLSLANPVRAADGDAPTFKHWFVRAGPAEVIYDEGAKIRLGGQIVPGASVTAKNNFTGEIEAGYYFNPNVSVSLTVGAPPTATLVGTGPLAGVKLGKMTYGPAVAAIQYHVTDFGPRFIPYIGAGVNYTIVLSEKDGAVQNLRVKSPVGVTFQAGAESMINDRFGLFVDAKKIVLDTTARGNVGGVPADAKIKINPLIVTGGISFHF; translated from the coding sequence ATGAAGAAGCAACTGACCATTTTCGGGGTTGTCGCCGCAAGTCTCTCGCTTGCGAACCCGGTTCGGGCTGCTGATGGCGATGCGCCAACGTTCAAGCACTGGTTCGTTCGGGCCGGCCCAGCCGAGGTCATCTATGATGAGGGCGCGAAAATCCGGCTCGGTGGCCAAATAGTGCCTGGCGCAAGCGTGACCGCCAAAAACAACTTCACCGGCGAGATCGAGGCGGGTTACTATTTCAATCCCAATGTCTCGGTTTCACTGACAGTCGGGGCGCCCCCGACGGCCACTCTGGTCGGTACTGGCCCGCTTGCCGGTGTCAAGCTTGGCAAGATGACATACGGGCCCGCAGTGGCAGCCATTCAGTATCACGTGACGGATTTCGGCCCTCGCTTCATTCCTTATATCGGGGCCGGCGTAAACTATACGATCGTGCTCAGTGAGAAGGATGGAGCAGTCCAAAACCTGCGCGTCAAGAGCCCTGTCGGCGTTACCTTCCAGGCAGGGGCGGAAAGCATGATCAATGATCGCTTCGGCCTGTTCGTCGACGCCAAGAAGATTGTGCTCGATACGACGGCCCGCGGTAATGTCGGCGGTGTGCCTGCCGATGCGAAGATCAAGATCAATCCCCTGATAGTGACTGGCGGTATCAGCTTTCACTTCTGA
- a CDS encoding flavin reductase family protein: protein MVPDQMFKQALSRLAAGVSIVSTAHNGERRGVTATAVCSVSAAPPTILVCVNTATGTCQMIKEAGHFAVNLLAEHHQPVAEVFAGRGGLQGDERFGHGDWIRGEERGLPILSSALAALECRVDQAVEAGTHIVFFGIIESAYFDENPPLIFHGGRFHVLPMANAA, encoded by the coding sequence ATGGTTCCCGACCAAATGTTTAAGCAGGCGCTGTCCCGGTTGGCTGCGGGCGTGAGCATCGTGTCGACCGCGCACAACGGTGAGCGTCGCGGCGTCACTGCCACCGCCGTCTGTTCCGTCTCCGCTGCGCCGCCGACCATCCTGGTTTGCGTCAACACCGCCACCGGTACCTGCCAGATGATCAAGGAAGCAGGTCATTTCGCCGTCAACCTCCTCGCCGAGCACCATCAGCCTGTTGCTGAAGTCTTCGCCGGGAGGGGGGGGCTGCAGGGCGATGAGCGCTTCGGCCACGGCGACTGGATCCGAGGGGAGGAGCGGGGCTTGCCGATCCTGTCGAGCGCCCTCGCAGCCCTGGAATGTCGCGTCGATCAGGCCGTCGAAGCCGGCACGCATATCGTCTTCTTCGGTATCATCGAAAGTGCCTATTTCGACGAGAATCCACCGCTCATCTTTCATGGCGGCAGGTTCCACGTACTGCCGATGGCGAACGCGGCCTGA
- the styC gene encoding styrene-oxide isomerase StyC produces the protein MATLAAQPAAGGVDAAPDVERERAALRKMMIGNGVLMIFATLVGGLGLWMYLIGGFIPIFPGFHWDFQLPGTAEGWARAHSGPVLNGLMVITVAFCLPLLSFTPKWARIWGLIVVLDGWSNTGFYFFGNFAPNRGLNFTANHFGEANIFSFLALAPAYLFGVLVMIALFAIGIQALRDARH, from the coding sequence ATGGCAACTCTGGCGGCACAGCCCGCGGCTGGTGGGGTGGACGCTGCGCCCGACGTAGAGCGCGAACGCGCGGCACTGCGCAAGATGATGATCGGCAATGGCGTATTGATGATCTTCGCAACCCTGGTCGGAGGCCTCGGCCTCTGGATGTATCTCATCGGCGGTTTCATTCCGATCTTCCCCGGCTTTCATTGGGATTTCCAGCTTCCCGGCACTGCTGAAGGTTGGGCGCGCGCGCATTCTGGACCCGTGCTGAACGGTCTTATGGTGATCACCGTCGCCTTTTGCCTTCCCCTGCTATCGTTCACGCCTAAATGGGCGCGAATCTGGGGCCTCATCGTCGTACTCGACGGCTGGTCGAACACCGGCTTCTACTTCTTTGGCAACTTCGCACCCAATCGCGGGCTCAACTTCACGGCGAACCATTTTGGCGAGGCGAACATCTTCAGTTTCTTGGCTCTGGCGCCGGCCTATCTCTTCGGTGTTCTCGTCATGATCGCACTGTTTGCAATCGGGATACAGGCGTTGCGGGACGCGCGCCACTGA
- a CDS encoding LysR substrate-binding domain-containing protein, with protein sequence MELRHIRYFVAVADAGSVSGAARSLLHTSQPSLSRQLLELEDELGIRLFDRRSRGIVLTDAGQVFLEHGRRILKQVEDAAAAAKNTPAILRLGVLPGLELSILPRLMELANGYSADADIRVMSASSPRIIDELRTGNLDMAFMRQDEDAADIHFEIAGYHHVMVFLREDHPLAAKAQLDYADLIDEIYVSVGRRSAPALRSAIDAWAQQKDLSLIPVHAAANIASALSLILSVGGFSLLPEYAARLLLNGVVTRPLVEGPTPIPLMIGHRPKNPFRSKDLMEAIRTAWSANFV encoded by the coding sequence ATGGAGCTTCGTCATATCCGGTATTTTGTGGCCGTTGCGGACGCAGGGAGCGTGAGCGGAGCGGCGCGGTCCCTGCTTCATACATCGCAGCCTTCGCTCAGCCGACAGCTTCTCGAACTGGAGGATGAGCTTGGTATCCGGCTCTTCGATCGACGATCGCGTGGCATCGTTCTGACTGATGCTGGCCAGGTCTTTCTTGAACATGGCCGCCGCATTCTCAAACAGGTCGAGGATGCAGCGGCAGCAGCAAAAAATACGCCCGCCATCCTTCGCCTCGGTGTGCTGCCTGGGCTTGAACTATCCATCCTGCCCCGGCTGATGGAACTTGCAAACGGCTACTCTGCTGATGCCGATATTCGGGTCATGAGCGCATCGTCTCCACGCATCATAGACGAACTGCGCACAGGCAACCTTGATATGGCGTTCATGCGTCAGGATGAAGATGCGGCCGATATTCATTTTGAGATTGCCGGTTATCATCACGTCATGGTCTTCCTCCGCGAGGACCATCCTCTCGCTGCAAAAGCGCAATTGGACTACGCCGACCTGATTGACGAAATATATGTCTCTGTTGGCCGAAGGTCGGCACCGGCTTTACGATCAGCCATTGATGCATGGGCTCAGCAGAAGGATCTGTCTCTTATCCCGGTTCATGCTGCGGCCAATATTGCATCCGCCCTGTCACTCATCCTCTCGGTGGGTGGCTTCTCACTCCTGCCGGAATATGCCGCGCGCCTGCTGCTCAACGGCGTCGTGACACGCCCCCTTGTCGAAGGCCCCACTCCTATTCCTCTCATGATCGGCCACAGGCCCAAAAATCCGTTCAGATCAAAAGATCTCATGGAGGCTATAAGAACTGCATGGAGCGCCAATTTCGTCTGA
- a CDS encoding CoA transferase produces MSNIIEARIKTALAEPLTSDDRIDPAKELQEVLSSVGLGSHDAEGTISFIGKDPVISSPWPLATMAGVSLMAKAVAFAGIWKTRTGEGQDLSVDLRRVLHRLCPFYDKKWEMLNGYAPGTPSDPTNPFMPSHMYQTRDGRWIQLLNIYPRTKSAALAMLGCNDSVSAISAAVRGYDGLDLEQRFNEAGLQATLVRTVEEFAATEQFGYLKDMPLVEITKIGDSDPVPFTADPKTPLDGIRALGLGRVIAGAGLGRALAYHGADVLNIWGPNDFEMDLTYYTANVGMRSATMDLKRADELARFKALAQDADIMFSNRRPGFLGRYNLTAEQMAELNPGLIHVDMSLYGWHGPWADRIGFDQNAGGVSGVFAREGTPERPQLTEIFVVNDYAMSWISSVAVAAALQRRAVEGGSYRIRISLARLSIWLLKMGIFDKSYAASIAGTPGDHEYLAPEMFEANTPCGHYQGVTDQVQMSRTPGFYATPLVPRGSNKPEWLPRR; encoded by the coding sequence ATGAGCAATATCATCGAAGCTCGCATCAAGACGGCGCTGGCGGAACCGCTAACGTCCGACGACAGGATCGATCCGGCAAAGGAGCTACAGGAAGTCCTTTCCTCGGTCGGCCTGGGTTCGCATGATGCCGAAGGTACTATCAGCTTCATTGGCAAGGACCCGGTGATTTCCAGCCCGTGGCCGCTCGCTACCATGGCGGGTGTATCGCTGATGGCGAAGGCGGTGGCCTTTGCCGGTATATGGAAGACGCGGACCGGGGAGGGGCAGGATTTGTCTGTAGATCTGCGGCGAGTCCTCCACCGTCTCTGCCCCTTCTACGATAAGAAATGGGAGATGCTGAACGGATATGCCCCAGGTACGCCGTCCGATCCCACCAATCCATTCATGCCCAGTCACATGTATCAGACACGCGACGGGCGCTGGATCCAGTTGCTCAACATCTACCCCCGGACCAAATCGGCGGCGCTGGCCATGCTCGGTTGCAATGACAGCGTCAGCGCCATCTCCGCCGCGGTGCGCGGATATGATGGGCTCGATCTCGAACAGCGCTTTAACGAAGCGGGCTTGCAGGCGACGCTCGTGCGAACCGTGGAGGAATTCGCGGCGACCGAGCAGTTCGGCTATCTCAAGGACATGCCGCTCGTCGAAATCACGAAGATCGGTGACAGCGATCCCGTTCCGTTTACCGCCGATCCCAAGACGCCGCTCGACGGTATTCGCGCGCTCGGCCTCGGCCGGGTGATCGCGGGCGCCGGGCTCGGGCGCGCGCTTGCCTATCATGGGGCGGATGTTCTCAATATCTGGGGGCCGAACGACTTCGAGATGGATCTGACCTATTACACGGCCAATGTCGGCATGCGGTCGGCCACCATGGATCTGAAGCGCGCCGACGAGCTGGCGCGTTTCAAGGCGCTGGCGCAGGACGCCGACATCATGTTCTCCAACCGCCGTCCCGGCTTCCTTGGTCGCTACAACCTGACGGCAGAGCAGATGGCGGAACTCAATCCGGGACTGATCCACGTCGATATGTCGCTCTACGGCTGGCATGGGCCCTGGGCGGACCGCATCGGCTTCGACCAGAATGCCGGCGGTGTCAGCGGCGTCTTCGCCCGGGAAGGTACGCCCGAGCGTCCGCAACTGACCGAGATCTTCGTCGTCAACGACTATGCCATGTCCTGGATTTCGAGCGTCGCCGTGGCGGCTGCGCTTCAGCGGCGCGCAGTCGAAGGTGGCAGCTATCGCATCCGCATTTCGCTGGCACGCCTGTCGATCTGGCTACTGAAGATGGGCATATTCGATAAGTCCTATGCGGCCTCGATCGCAGGGACGCCCGGCGACCACGAGTATCTGGCGCCCGAAATGTTCGAAGCCAATACACCTTGCGGGCACTACCAGGGCGTTACCGATCAGGTGCAGATGTCCCGTACGCCGGGCTTCTACGCCACGCCGCTTGTGCCCCGCGGATCGAATAAGCCGGAATGGCTTCCCCGCCGCTAA
- a CDS encoding IS3 family transposase (programmed frameshift), which translates to MSKTTNKFSPEVRERAVRMVVEQRAEYGSEWEVMKSIAAKIGCSLETLRRWCREEASRRAGPAALAADDRERLRLLEREVKELRRANEILRKASAYFCDGGARPPREMMMAFIDVHREDLGIEPICRELAIAPSSYHEHAARRADPGRRPARAQRDDEIREQIKRVHEASFGLYGTRKVWHQMRREGIMVAKCTVERLMRAMGLAGVHRGKKTITTISNPKAPCPLDKVNRAFSVSRPNALWVVDFTYVHTWAGFVYVAFVIDAFARRIVGWKVSTSATASFVLDALEQAIHARRPDPDDGLIHHSDRGVQYLAMNYTQRLAEAKLVPSVGSVGDSYDNALAETINGLYKAEVIWRQRSWPSVSAVEMATLRWVDWYNNHRLFGPIGHIPPAEAEDNYYAALENLDMAA; encoded by the exons ATGAGCAAGACAACCAACAAATTTTCACCTGAAGTCCGCGAGCGGGCGGTTCGTATGGTGGTGGAGCAGCGGGCCGAGTACGGCTCGGAATGGGAAGTGATGAAGTCGATCGCGGCGAAGATCGGCTGCTCGCTGGAGACGCTGCGCCGGTGGTGCCGCGAAGAGGCGAGCCGACGAGCGGGGCCAGCGGCGCTGGCGGCGGATGACCGGGAACGCCTGAGATTGCTGGAGCGCGAAGTGAAGGAACTACGCCGGGCCAACGAGATTTTGCGCAAGGCATCTGCGTATT TTTGCGATGGCGGAGCTCGACCGCCCCGGGAGATGATGATGGCGTTCATCGACGTCCATCGCGAGGATTTGGGTATCGAGCCGATCTGCCGGGAACTGGCGATCGCCCCATCCTCCTACCATGAACACGCCGCGCGTCGTGCCGATCCCGGCAGGCGTCCAGCACGTGCGCAGCGTGATGACGAGATCAGGGAGCAGATCAAGCGGGTCCATGAGGCCAGCTTCGGTCTCTATGGCACACGCAAGGTCTGGCACCAGATGCGGCGTGAAGGCATCATGGTGGCGAAATGCACGGTGGAACGATTAATGCGCGCCATGGGGCTGGCAGGCGTCCATCGTGGGAAGAAGACGATCACCACCATCAGCAACCCGAAGGCACCGTGTCCGCTGGACAAGGTCAATCGGGCATTTAGCGTCAGCCGGCCAAACGCCCTGTGGGTCGTCGATTTCACCTACGTGCATACTTGGGCAGGCTTCGTCTATGTCGCCTTCGTGATTGATGCTTTTGCCCGGCGGATTGTCGGATGGAAGGTCAGCACGTCAGCCACTGCCAGCTTCGTTCTGGATGCCCTGGAGCAGGCGATTCATGCCCGCAGGCCAGATCCCGATGATGGACTGATCCACCATAGCGATAGGGGAGTTCAATATCTTGCGATGAACTATACCCAGCGCTTGGCCGAGGCCAAACTCGTCCCCTCGGTCGGCAGCGTCGGTGATTCCTACGACAACGCCTTAGCCGAGACGATCAACGGCCTTTACAAGGCCGAGGTCATCTGGCGGCAGCGATCATGGCCAAGCGTTTCGGCCGTGGAAATGGCAACGCTGCGCTGGGTCGATTGGTACAACAATCACCGGCTCTTCGGCCCTATCGGGCACATCCCGCCCGCTGAGGCCGAAGACAATTACTATGCAGCCCTCGAGAACCTCGATATGGCTGCATAG